From Pongo pygmaeus isolate AG05252 chromosome 1, NHGRI_mPonPyg2-v2.0_pri, whole genome shotgun sequence, one genomic window encodes:
- the LOC129017332 gene encoding uncharacterized protein LOC129017332 isoform X2, whose amino-acid sequence MFFFIKERNQLFRTGPHLSSGVISVLHRPAELGALYRALSSLKYPSWRVRTPHEDFSGVKFRRHGADDHEASAATTAAATTTAAAAAAAAAAARVTLT is encoded by the exons aTGTTCTTTTTCATTAAAGAGAGAAATCAACTATTCAGGACCGGCCCCCACCTTTCCTCAGGAGTCATTTCTGTTCTGCACAGGCCTGCTGAACTGGGTGCTTTATATAGG GCACTGTCATCTCTCAAGTACCCATCGTGGAGGGTACGGACCCCACATGAGG ATTTCAGTGGAGTGAAGTTCAGGAGGCATGGAGCTGACGACCACGAGGCCTCGGCAGCCACCACCGCTGCCGCCAccaccaccgccgccgccgccgccgccgccgcagcagCAGCAAGAGTAACTCTGACTTAG
- the LOC129017332 gene encoding uncharacterized protein LOC129017332 isoform X1, producing MFFFIKERNQLFRTGPHLSSGVISVLHRPAELGALYRALSSLKYPSWRVRTPHEGEALCTLQNFSGVKFRRHGADDHEASAATTAAATTTAAAAAAAAAAARVTLT from the exons aTGTTCTTTTTCATTAAAGAGAGAAATCAACTATTCAGGACCGGCCCCCACCTTTCCTCAGGAGTCATTTCTGTTCTGCACAGGCCTGCTGAACTGGGTGCTTTATATAGG GCACTGTCATCTCTCAAGTACCCATCGTGGAGGGTACGGACCCCACATGAGGGTGAGGCTCTCTGCACACTCCAGA ATTTCAGTGGAGTGAAGTTCAGGAGGCATGGAGCTGACGACCACGAGGCCTCGGCAGCCACCACCGCTGCCGCCAccaccaccgccgccgccgccgccgccgccgcagcagCAGCAAGAGTAACTCTGACTTAG